A single genomic interval of Shewanella psychropiezotolerans harbors:
- a CDS encoding VOC family protein → MKQSIVHIALVVRDYDEAIDFYVNKLKFELIEDTYQAEQDKRWVLVSPPGSTGVSLLLARASKAEQARFIGDQAGGRVFLFLNTDDFWRDYERMLADGINFIRPPKVEDYGTVAVFEDLYGNLWDLLQLTD, encoded by the coding sequence ATGAAACAATCGATCGTACACATAGCATTGGTGGTCAGAGATTATGATGAAGCCATCGATTTTTATGTAAACAAGCTGAAATTCGAACTCATCGAAGACACTTATCAAGCGGAGCAAGATAAACGTTGGGTCCTGGTATCGCCACCAGGATCCACTGGAGTGAGTTTGTTATTGGCTCGGGCATCTAAAGCCGAACAAGCGCGTTTTATTGGTGATCAAGCGGGAGGAAGAGTGTTCTTGTTCCTCAATACCGATGATTTTTGGCGTGATTATGAGCGCATGCTTGCAGACGGCATCAATTTCATTAGGCCTCCTAAGGTTGAAGATTACGGCACTGTTGCCGTATTTGAAGATCTGTACGGTAACTTGTGGGATCTACTCCAGCTCACTGACTAA
- a CDS encoding DUF4442 domain-containing protein: MKLSPKSMKRFLNLYPPYIGAGIKITHLSQDWRELHVAMSVRWYNRNAVNTHFGGSLYSMVDPHLMLLLMQLLGRDYFIWDKAADIEFLKATKKKVNCVISISDNDLEEIKHHTQGETSISLHSP; this comes from the coding sequence ATGAAACTCAGCCCCAAGTCTATGAAGCGATTTCTGAATCTCTATCCACCTTACATAGGAGCTGGGATAAAGATCACCCACTTGAGCCAAGATTGGCGGGAACTTCATGTTGCTATGTCGGTGCGCTGGTACAATCGCAACGCCGTGAATACGCACTTTGGCGGCAGTCTCTATTCCATGGTCGACCCACATCTGATGTTGCTATTGATGCAGCTGCTCGGCAGGGATTACTTTATCTGGGACAAGGCGGCCGATATCGAGTTTTTGAAGGCGACAAAGAAGAAAGTTAACTGTGTTATCAGCATTTCAGATAATGATTTAGAGGAGATCAAGCATCACACCCAAGGGGAGACAAGTATTTCCCTACATTCACCTTAG
- a CDS encoding DMT family transporter — MQSQTGYIVLALMSAVLMGTIGILAKYAALPAEQITFFRLLLGSLFLIAYMLVSGKKAQILHKPSKRHMINGAMLAGFMSFYVEAIDYTSMANVIMVIYLAPLLTAIIAHLVLGEKLKLLNIVAIGIALLGFTLMSPSASSNTLANSDEARGLFFSILALFTYSGFMLINRKPSKATAYQSTLIQLSVGALCLLPLVMTQDIALSGEQLGYLLAIGFLPGFLAILFAVKALQHLPAVTFGTLAYLEPVAVVSLAWWLFSESLTPIQLLGCSLIITAGMAQGLLSQGIQSRTRPEPAQ, encoded by the coding sequence ATGCAATCTCAAACTGGATATATTGTACTGGCTTTAATGTCGGCAGTCTTGATGGGCACTATCGGCATATTGGCTAAATATGCCGCGCTTCCGGCTGAGCAAATCACCTTCTTCCGTCTACTTTTGGGATCACTGTTCTTAATTGCCTACATGCTTGTCTCTGGTAAGAAAGCTCAAATACTGCATAAACCCAGTAAACGCCATATGATCAATGGTGCCATGCTGGCAGGTTTTATGTCTTTCTACGTCGAAGCCATCGACTACACCAGTATGGCTAATGTCATCATGGTGATCTATCTCGCTCCCCTGCTCACAGCCATCATCGCTCACTTAGTCTTAGGTGAAAAACTCAAACTGCTCAATATCGTCGCCATTGGCATCGCTCTCCTTGGGTTTACCTTGATGAGCCCGAGTGCGAGCAGCAATACGCTAGCCAACTCAGATGAGGCTAGAGGCTTGTTCTTCTCAATTTTAGCCCTATTCACCTACAGCGGCTTCATGTTGATCAATCGTAAACCCAGCAAGGCCACAGCCTATCAGAGCACCTTGATTCAGCTTTCGGTGGGCGCATTATGCCTCTTACCTTTGGTCATGACCCAAGATATCGCGCTCAGTGGCGAGCAGCTTGGCTACTTACTGGCTATCGGATTCCTGCCGGGATTCTTGGCGATTCTGTTTGCGGTAAAAGCGCTGCAGCACCTGCCGGCGGTCACCTTCGGCACCTTAGCCTATCTCGAACCTGTGGCCGTGGTCAGTCTGGCATGGTGGCTATTTTCTGAGAGCTTAACGCCGATTCAACTCCTAGGTTGCAGCTTGATCATAACGGCAGGAATGGCACAAGGCCTGTTGTCACAAGGTATTCAGTCGCGGACACGGCCTGAACCTGCACAGTGA